In Rufibacter tibetensis, the sequence ATTTCGCAATCACAGGTATATAGCGGTGCATTTCACCATACACCTCAATGTTCTTCACTACCCGCTCATCATAGGCTTTCAAGCCACAGTTAAAATCATGGAGTTTGATTTTAGAAATTTTGCGGGTAGCAGCGTTGAATAATTTAGTGGGTAAGGTTTTGCTAAGCGGATCATAACGCTTCTTTTTCCAGCCTGAAACCAGATCATACCCTTCTTCCACAATCATTCTATAGAGATCCGGAATTTCGTCTGGGCTGTCCTGCAAATCTGCATCCATAGTGATGACTACCCTGCCCAGCGTTTCTCTGAACCCTACATTGAGGGCCGCTGATTTGCCGTAGTTACGGTTGAACCTAATGCCTTTGATGTTTTGATCCTGCAGAGATAACTCCTGAATCACTTTCCAGGAAGTATCAGTACTGCCATCATCAATCAAAAGAACCTCATAAAGAAAACCGTGCGATACCATCACACGGTTTATCCATTGGGTAAGCTCTGGCAGTGACTCTGCCTCATTAAGAAGTGGTATTACCACAGAAATATCTACTCTGTTCTGCATGAAATTTCTTACTCAAACTCTGGACGGTTTCTCTTCATGATAGCCGCAATAATGAGAGACAAAAAGAAAGCACCAATGGTATAAAGTAAAATACTCAAGATAATCATAGCCAATGGCCCGGAAAACATTTGCGCCACCTCTACAGCTTTTTCTATTTGCTCATCAGACAAACCTCGCTCTTCCATTTTCTGCACTTCCATTTCCATGGCTTTTTCTAGGATAGTATTATCAATGAAGGTAGTATAGATAGCTGAAAATACACCACCTAGAACACCTGCAATACTTCCTAAAATAGCCCCAATACCAAGCCCTTGTCCATAGGACATATAGCTGTGATTATGTTCTTTGAAGTAAAGGTATGCTGCTACAATTCCTCCTCCTAAAATCAAAAAAGACAGTACTTGAGCTAAGGTACTATTGGTAGATCGTTCTAAGAGCATAAAAATCAGACTTACTATGATAAGACTGAAACCAGCTATAAACCCATAACGCACGCCTACAGATGTAGGGGTAACAGTTGGCTCGTGCATGGTCGCTTGTTCGTTCATGGTTATGGATTTGGTTCTTGAGTTATTTTCTAAAAAATACGCCTAAAACGATACTAATAAAGAAACCCGCCACCATCCGGTTCACGAAGCTAATTTGCGCCAAGGTAAAAGCGTTTAACTGGTTCAGCCTCTGGTAAGCGTTTTTGTAATTCACTTCTCCCATCATCTGCGTTAACTCTTGCCTTGTTAACTCCATCCGTTTCTGACTCAATATAATATATTCTTTGATCAACTCTTCGCCCGCCAAAAATGAATAGATGCACAGCAGCATGGCAGAAGTGAACGCTAGAAAGAAAACGGTCACAAACCCTACCTTAAAAGCTTTACCAAATCCCAACTCTGAGTCGTGAAACTTCTTAAAGTATTTTATGGCCAGAAAAATGAAAACCGACCCGAAAACTAAGGTGGAGGAATACTCACTGGTGTTATCATAAGGGTTCTCAAACCCGATCAACGCGAGAATCAAAATATAAGCAAAGCTTACGATTCCTCCTGTGACGCCATATTTAATGGCGGTATTTACAACAGCTTTATCAAACATTATATGAACCCTTCTCTAGTTTTGATAAGCTGGGTTAGAGGTAAACTGTCCGTTTACATAAGTGCCAAACACACATCCTGTCAACTCACGCCCAAAGAAAGGAGTGTTCTTTGCAGCTGACGCATTTAGTTTCTCGTCGAAAATCCAGGTTTTAGTTGGGTGGAAGAAGGTCAGGTTAGCAGGAGCGCCTTCTGTTAAGGAAGGCAAGGGTAGGCCAACAATGTTTCTGGAACCAACGGTTAGCTTCTCTATGAGTGCTTTACTGGACAAGTGAGATGCCAAAGTTTCATTGGCAACAGAATATGCTGTTTGCAGACCAATGATTCCAGCCTCGGCCAAATCGAATTCCAGTTCTTTTGCTTCTTCGTTCCAGGGAGTATGGCCAGAGACAAGAGTGTCAATGGTTCCGTCTTGCAAGCCTTCCAGAATGGCTTGCCTGTCTTCTTCTCCTCTGAACGGAGGGCTTACTTTATAATTGGTGTCAAACGGTTGGACCATTTGATCTGTGAAGGCGCATTGATGAGCAGCCACATCACAGGTAACGTTTAGTCCATGTTGCTTGGCTTTTCTTACGGCCTTTACTCCAGCGGCAGTAGACAATTGGGATAGGTGAAGTCTTCCGTCAGTATACTGGAGCAATTGAAGATCACGGGCCACCTGCACTTCTTCCGCAAGGGAAGGAATCCCTTTCAACCCCAGCCGGGTACTGGTGGTGCCCTCGTGCATGTGGCCACCGTTAGCTATTTTCTTGTTTTCCGGGCGATTTATCAAAACTCCCCCAAAAAGCTTCAGGTACTCCAATGCTTTTAAAACAGTATCTTCTGCCTGCAAAGAATCGGCTCCCTCTGAAAACGCAATGGCTCCCGCAGCCTTCAAGTCTAAGACCTCAGACAAATCTTTCCCATCAAGATTATGCGTGATAGCTGCAATGGCGTGTAGCTTAACAGGACCGTAGGAAGATTTATGTTTAAAGTATTCTATGGCAGATCGGGTCTGGATTATAGGTTCCAGGTTGGGAAGACAAGCCACTTCCGTAAATCCACCAAAGGCTGCAGCTTTTGTGAAATTCTCCAGCGTCTCCCGGTTTTCAAAGCCTGGCTCTCCGGTAAAAGCGCTCAAATCAAACCAGCCTAGAGAGCAGTGCAATCCTCGTTCAGAAACTATTTGTGCGTTTTCGTCCTCAATCCCAGAAGCTATTTGCTGGATACGACCATCTTTCAACAGGATATCTACCGTTTGACCGTCCAGAGATGAAGAGGAGTCAACAATGGTAACCGCTTTAAATAACAGATCCACTTTTTTTAGCGCTTAAAATGACGGCCTCTATCACGAGGCACAGAAAACACAATATTAGGCAATATTTCCAAAGGGATGCGCCACTTGCTTCTGTTTGCAGCTGTTTTTGCAAGGAAACAGTTTCCTTAGGCTCTATTACCTGTACATTATCTCCGTGGCCCGCTAAAATTTCCTTCAGCTCTTCAACAGTGTATCCTTCCAACCTGGATTCTTCTCTGGGGATATTCAGAGCGATGGTAGAGATAGCTTTGCCTTCTCTTACCAAGGTGTAAAAACCCGGCGTGGAAACATCATTAGGCAAGGTCATGTGCAGCATATCCTGTCTTACCCTCTGATCTGGAATAAAAGACTGATCTCCCATTGTTAAAGAATAAGGTTGCTTGGAGACTACCTCATTCTCCAGAGGAATGTTGATAGTACCTCTGTTTGCCTGGTGCGCCAGAACAGTTCTGGATACATCAAAAGATAATGCTAGCTGGTACAACACCGGAACAAATAAAGGGTGGGCTACAAACGAGGAGGCATTGTTGATTGGTGAGGCAAATAAATGAACGTTCCCTTTCCCTATTCTGAAAGTACTTAGGAAGGGAGTATTGTCTGTAAACTTCAAGATGTTGTGAAAAGAACTTCGCCAGGTTAATACCGGTTTGGCTTCAGGCATTTTCATGTTTTTGACCTCTTTTTCAAAAACTTGCCTGAAAAAGGCATCTGACAAATCTGGTTGTATCAACGGTTTTGGCCCTGTCTCCTGACTTTCTTCACTAATGCCTTTTAAACCTATCTTGGCTAAGAAATCTACGGCTCCTTTTTGAGAGGCAGTTGCTGAAGGAATTAACAGAACGTTTCCTCCTCTTCCTATCCAATCATAAATTTGTTGAATCAACCTTGAAGATGCTCCAGCCGGAATGTCTACTACCCATAACCCGTTAGGCCGTGTCACATCACTGGAGAAAACAAAAGCTGGCTCCGCTTTGTACGCCTGGGCGATGGGGTCATTCTGCCCTTGAGCTCTATTAAGTTTAAGTTGAACGGAGGAGGGTTCAGGTAGAACTATAAAATATTGATTATCATAAGAAGTAGTTGGATCTTCTACTTCAAAAGTAATTTGCTGAGCAGTACCACTGGCTAAAGGGATTTTGAAGTGGGCGATTGCTTTGTTGCCTGGTTCCAAAAGAACCTGTGTTGCTCCTAAGAGTTTACCATCCTCAGAAGCAGTTACCTTCACCTGGTTACTTTCATCAAGATTACTACCTGCTACTCTAACAGAAATGCCAGCTAAAGAATTAGGCAGCAAAACAGGTTGCTCCAGCCATACTGAATCTATATATAAGTTAGGAATGTCTGTTGTTGAAAGAGAAACTAGAGTAATAGCCTGCTCTTTTGGCAAATCAGTTAGAACTTCAGGAGAGAAGGTAGACCTTTGGAAGTCAGAAACTATATAGGTTTGGCTTGATCTCCGTTGATTGGTGATTTTGCTGATCCCCTCCTGCGGGGACAAAAACTGATTACTACTGCTACCAAGATTAAGAGAATCACTTCTAAGACCAGATATATTAGTAGAAGAGGCAAGACGATTATCCATTGAAAGGTCTGAAGCAGCGTCCATAGCCGCTTCTAACTTAGAGACTCCTTTCTCTGAAGAAGAACTCTGCATACTCCAGGAGGAATCTACAAGAACTTGAGCTGGTCCTTCAGCATGAGATAGTCCTTTTCTTCTTTGATCTAAAAATAAAAGAACTGCTGTAAGGGCTGCTCCTATAAAAAGAAGCCTTAAGAAAAGAAGTAAGTAGTTATTGATTTTCCGGACAGAGCTGGTTTTTGAAATTAAAGCATTCAAAAACTGTATATGAGAGAAGTCAAGCTTTTGCCTGAGCCTTAATCCGAAGAAGTGAATGAATACTAAAAGTACTGCTGCTATTGCAGTCCCAGTCAAAAGAGGAAGCATCTAGTAAAATACGTTTATCCGTGAAGATAACTATTTGCTCCTTAAACTTATTATAAGATGCTCAAGTGATAAGCTCCTTTTCTCTATGAAGGGAAAATAATGAATTGATTTACCCCCTGTAAAACGCAGAACAGCCCACCGTCTCTTCTAGAGGGGTGGGCTGTTTAGGTGGGGTTGGCGGCTACCTACTCTCCCGCGTGTGACCGCAGTACCATCGGCTCGGCGGGGCTTAACTTCTCTGTTCGGAATGGGAAGAGGTGGACACCCGCGACATAGCCACCATTATTTTCCGTTTCTCCTCCCTTTCGGGGGCGAGTGTCAATGATGTCGGGGGGTGCTTTGATATACTTGGGAAAAGAGAGAACACCAGGGTACGCGCCTTTTTGGTGGCGGGAAAGTTCTCGGGCAATTAGTACGGCTCGGCTATGCCATTTCTGGCTTTACACCTGCCGCCTATCGACGTGGTCGTCTCCCACGGCCCTTAAAGGGATTTCTCATCTTGGGGTGAGTTTCGCACTTAGATGCTTTCAGCGCTTATCTCATCCGAGCGTAGCTACCCTGCGCTGCGGCTGGCGCCACAACAGGTCCACCAGAGGCTCGTCCATCCCGGTCCTCTCGTACTAAGGACAGGTCCCCTCAAAAATCCAACGCCCACTACAGATAGGGACCGAACTGTCTCACGACGTTCTGAACCCAGCTCGCGTGCCACTTTAATCGGCGAACAGCCGAACCCTTGGGACCTTCTCCAGCCCCAGGACGTGACGAGCCGACATCGAGGTGCCAAACCTCCCCGTCGATATGAGCTCTTGGGGGAGATCAGCCTGTTATCCCCGGCGTACCTTTTATCCTTTGAGCGATGGCCCTTCCATGCGGAACCACCGGATCACTATATCCGCCTTTCGGCCCTGCTCGGCTTGTGGGCCTCACAGTCAAGCACCCTTCTGCTATTGCGCTCTGCGCACGGTTACCAAGCGTGCTGAGGGTACCTTTGAAAGCCTCCGTTACTCTTTTGGAGGCGACCACCCCAGTCAAACTACCCACCAAACAATGTCTCCCCTCCGGGATTAGGCCCCGGATAACTCAAGGGTGGTATTTCAACGCTGCCTAACCGACGCCTGGCGACGCCGGATCACAGGCTCCCACCTATCCTACACATGAGTTACCCAGAGTCAATGTTAAGCTATAGTAAAGGTGCACGGGGTCTTTCCGTCCCGTAGCGGGTACTCGGCATCTTCACCGAGACTACAATTTCACCGAGCGGTCGGAACTTACCCGACAAGGAATTTCGCTACCTTAGGACCGTTATAGTTACGGCCGCCGTTTACCGGGGCTTCGATTCAATGCTTCGCCTTGCGGCTGACATCCCCTCTTAACCTTCCGGCACCGGGCAGGTGTCAGGCCATATACCTCATCTTTCGATTTCGCATAGCCATGTGTTTTTGTTAAACAGTCGCCTGGGCCTCTTCACTGCGGCTTCTCCATCGCTGGAGGAAGCGCCCCTTCTCCCGAAGTTACAGGGCCATTTTGCCGAGTTCCTTGGCCGTGATTCACTCGAGCACCTTAGGATTCTCTCCTCGACTACCTGTGTCGGATTGCGGTACGGGTAGCGTGACCGTGAACGCTTAGCGGGTTTTCTTGGGAGCGGGATTAGGGCCACTATCCCCTCGCCCGGGGGCTTGGGGTACTATCGGGTTTCGTCAGGTCTAGCGTGCTTAACTACTAGTCCTATAACTACACCCTTCAACCTGGTATTCCGTCACCAGGCGGGCCTTTCACTTCTCCGTCACCGCATCGCTGGGTCACGCTAGTACTGGAATATTAACCAGTTGTCCATCGACCTTAGCCTTCGCATCGGCCTTAGGACCCGACTAACCCTGATCCGATTAGCGTTGATCAGGAAACCTTAGTCTTTCGGTGTGCGGGTTTCTCGCCCGCATTATCGTTACTTATGCCTACATTTGCTTTTCCCGACGCTCCAGCGCCCATTGCCAGGCGCCTTCATAGCAGGCGGGAATGCTCCCCTACCACAGAATTAATTCTATCCATAGCTTCGGTATCACGCTTGATGCCCGATTATTATCGATGCCCTGTCGCTCGACCAGTGAGCTGTTACGCACTCTTTAAATGAATGGCTGCTTCCAAGCCAACATCCTGGCTGTCTAAGCAACTGAACCTCCTTTGTTCAACTTAGCGTAAATTTAGGGACCTTAGCTGATGGTCTGGGTTCTTTCCCTCTCGGCCTGGGACCTTAGCACCCCAAGCCTCACTGCCGAGTATGTCACGTGGCATTCGGAGTTCGTCAGGATTCGGTAGGATTTGACTCCCCCTAGTCCTATCGGTAGCTCTACCTCCACGAGACTCAACCTCGACGCTGCCCCTAAAGGCATTTCGGGGAGTACGAGCTATTTCTCAGTTTGATTGGCCTTTCACCCCTACCCTCAGGTCATCCAAATCCTTTTCAACGGAAACTGGTTCGGACCTCCATTGCGTGTTACCGCAACTTCATCCTGCCCAAGGGTAGATCACAAAGTTTCGCGTCTACCCCCCCTGACTGTGCGCCCTGTTCAGACTCGCTTTCGCTGCGGCTCCGTATCTCCAGATACTTAACCTTGCCAGGGAGGAGTAACTCGTAGGCTCATTATGCAAAAGGCACGCCGTCACCCCACAAAAGGGCTCCGACCGCTTGTAGGCGCATGGTTTCAGGTTCTATTTCACTCCTTTATTCAAGGTTCTTTTCACCTTTCCCTCACGGTACTGGTTC encodes:
- a CDS encoding glycosyltransferase family 2 protein, with protein sequence MQNRVDISVVIPLLNEAESLPELTQWINRVMVSHGFLYEVLLIDDGSTDTSWKVIQELSLQDQNIKGIRFNRNYGKSAALNVGFRETLGRVVITMDADLQDSPDEIPDLYRMIVEEGYDLVSGWKKKRYDPLSKTLPTKLFNAATRKISKIKLHDFNCGLKAYDERVVKNIEVYGEMHRYIPVIAKWNGFSKIGEKVVQHRERKYGTTKFGLERFVYGFLDLMSISFVSRFKKRPMHFFGSLGTISFLIGFLITSWLVIEKMYYSFQNQAVRNVTDQPLFFLALVAVIVGVQLFLAGFLAEMVSLVGRRKDEYLIRDNIGF
- a CDS encoding DUF4199 domain-containing protein, with protein sequence MNEQATMHEPTVTPTSVGVRYGFIAGFSLIIVSLIFMLLERSTNSTLAQVLSFLILGGGIVAAYLYFKEHNHSYMSYGQGLGIGAILGSIAGVLGGVFSAIYTTFIDNTILEKAMEMEVQKMEERGLSDEQIEKAVEVAQMFSGPLAMIILSILLYTIGAFFLSLIIAAIMKRNRPEFE
- a CDS encoding DUF4199 domain-containing protein, with the protein product MFDKAVVNTAIKYGVTGGIVSFAYILILALIGFENPYDNTSEYSSTLVFGSVFIFLAIKYFKKFHDSELGFGKAFKVGFVTVFFLAFTSAMLLCIYSFLAGEELIKEYIILSQKRMELTRQELTQMMGEVNYKNAYQRLNQLNAFTLAQISFVNRMVAGFFISIVLGVFFRK
- a CDS encoding dihydroorotase; this encodes MDLLFKAVTIVDSSSSLDGQTVDILLKDGRIQQIASGIEDENAQIVSERGLHCSLGWFDLSAFTGEPGFENRETLENFTKAAAFGGFTEVACLPNLEPIIQTRSAIEYFKHKSSYGPVKLHAIAAITHNLDGKDLSEVLDLKAAGAIAFSEGADSLQAEDTVLKALEYLKLFGGVLINRPENKKIANGGHMHEGTTSTRLGLKGIPSLAEEVQVARDLQLLQYTDGRLHLSQLSTAAGVKAVRKAKQHGLNVTCDVAAHQCAFTDQMVQPFDTNYKVSPPFRGEEDRQAILEGLQDGTIDTLVSGHTPWNEEAKELEFDLAEAGIIGLQTAYSVANETLASHLSSKALIEKLTVGSRNIVGLPLPSLTEGAPANLTFFHPTKTWIFDEKLNASAAKNTPFFGRELTGCVFGTYVNGQFTSNPAYQN